Proteins co-encoded in one Oncorhynchus masou masou isolate Uvic2021 chromosome 22, UVic_Omas_1.1, whole genome shotgun sequence genomic window:
- the LOC135509180 gene encoding cryptochrome-1-like isoform X3, with protein MCLHPRPLVCRVLQRGHQQGRPQNESLGRDLISIRGFLLQCLEDLDTSLRKLNSRLFVIRGQPTDVFPRLFQEWQTSQLSYEYDSEPFGKERDAAIQKLASEAGVEVTVKVSHTLYDLDRIIELNGGQSPLTYKRFQALISHMDAVESPAEIITAEVMRKCATPISDDHDDKFAVPSLEELGFETEGLATAVWPGGETEALTRLERHLERKAWVANFERPRMNANSLLASPTGLSPYLRFGCLSCRLFYFKLTDLYRKVKKNSSPPLSLYGQLLWREFFYTTATNNPRFDKMEGNPVCVQIPWDRNPEALAKWAEGRTGFPWIDAIMTQLRQEGWIHHLARHAVACFLTRGDLWISWEEGMKVFEELLLDADWSVNAGSWMWLSCSSFFQQFFHCYCPVGFGRRTDPNGDYIRRYLPILKAFPAKYIFDPWNAPESVQKAAKCVIGMHYPKPMVHHTEASRLNIQRMTQIYQQLSCYRGLGLLATVPANPNNGGNGVGTSPEEIQHEAVAQAGRGHAAVKRSSEDLLTPGGSNKAQRQTSN; from the exons ATGTGTTTACATCCTAGACCCCTGGTTTGCAGGGTCCTCCAACGTGGGCATCAGCAG GGCCGCCCCCAGAATGAATCACTTGGACGGGATTTGATTTCCATAAGGGG GTTCTTACTACAATGTCTAGAGGACCTAGACACCAGCCTCCGCAAGCTCAACTCCCGTCTGTTTGTCATCCGGGGCCAGCCTACTGATGTCTTCCCTAGGCTGTTTCAG GAATGGCAGACCAGCCAGCTGTCTTATGAGTACGACTCTGAGCCCTTCGGCAAGGAACGTGACGCTGCCATCCAGAAGCTGGCCAGCGAGGCCGGTGTGGAGGTTACTGTCAAAGTCTCCCACACTCTCTATGACCTGGACAG GATCATCGAGCTAAACGGAGGCCAGTCCCCTCTCACCTACAAGCGTTTCCAGGCGCTCATCAGTCACATGGATGCCGTGGAATCACCCGCTGAGATCATCACTGCTGAGGTCATGAGGAAGTGTGCCACGCCCATCAGTGATGACCATGACGACAAGTTTGCCGTGCCCTCCCTGGAGGAGCTTGGCTTTGAAACTGAAGGCCTGGCTACAGCAGTATGGccagggggagagacggaggccCTCACTCGGCTGGAGAGGCACCTGGAGAGAAAG GCATGGGTGGCCAACTTTGAGCGTCCCAGGATGAACGCCAACTCCCTGCTGGCCAGCCCCACAGGCCTCAGCCCCTACCTCCGCTTCGGCTGCCTCTCCTGTCGCCTCTTTTACTTCAAACTCACTGACCTCTACAGGAAGGTGAAGAAAAACAGctctccgcccctctcgctcTATGGCCAGCTGTTGTGGCGCGAGTTCTTCTACACCACAGCCACCAACAACCCCCGCTTCGACAAAATGGAGGGCAATCCGGTGTGTGTGCAGATCCCCTGGGACCGCAACCCGGAAGCGCTGGCCAAGTGGGCCGAGGGGAGGACAGGGTTCCCCTGGATTGACGCCATCATGACCCAGCTGAGACAGGAGGGCTGGATCCACCACCTGGCCAGACATGCTGTTGCCTGCTTTCTCACTAGAGGAGACCTGTGGATCAGCTGGGAGGAGGGCATGAAG GTATTTGAGGAGCTGCTCCTGGATGCAGACTGGAGTGTGAACGCAGGCAGCTGGATGTGGCTCTCGTGCAGCTCCTTCTTCCAGCAGTTTTTCCactgctactgtcctgtaggctTCGGCAGGAGGACGGACCCAAACGGAGACTACATACG GCGCTATCTGCCCATACTGAAGGCCTTCCCAGCCAAGTACATCTTCGACCCCTGGAACGCGCCCGAGAGCGTGCAGAAAGCAGCCAAGTGCGTGATCGGCATGCATTACCCCAAGCCCATGGTGCACCACACCGAGGCTAGCCGCCTCAACATCCAGAGGATGACGCAGATCTACCAACAGCTCTCCTGCTACCGCGGTCTGG GGCTGCTCGCGACAGTGCCTGCTAATCCTAACAATGGTGGAAATGGTGTGGGGACCTCCCCTGAAGAAATCCAGCATGAGGCAGTCGCTCAAGCAG GCAGAGGACATGCTGCCGTGAAGCGTAGCAGTGAGGACCTCCTCACACCGGGGGGTAGCAACAAGGCCCAGAGGCAGACCAGCAACTAG
- the LOC135509180 gene encoding cryptochrome-1-like isoform X2 produces MVGNTIHWFRKGLRLHDNPSLKESIRGADTLRCVYILDPWFAGSSNVGISRFLLQCLEDLDTSLRKLNSRLFVIRGQPTDVFPRLFQEWQTSQLSYEYDSEPFGKERDAAIQKLASEAGVEVTVKVSHTLYDLDRIIELNGGQSPLTYKRFQALISHMDAVESPAEIITAEVMRKCATPISDDHDDKFAVPSLEELGFETEGLATAVWPGGETEALTRLERHLERKAWVANFERPRMNANSLLASPTGLSPYLRFGCLSCRLFYFKLTDLYRKVKKNSSPPLSLYGQLLWREFFYTTATNNPRFDKMEGNPVCVQIPWDRNPEALAKWAEGRTGFPWIDAIMTQLRQEGWIHHLARHAVACFLTRGDLWISWEEGMKVFEELLLDADWSVNAGSWMWLSCSSFFQQFFHCYCPVGFGRRTDPNGDYIRRYLPILKAFPAKYIFDPWNAPESVQKAAKCVIGMHYPKPMVHHTEASRLNIQRMTQIYQQLSCYRGLGLLATVPANPNNGGNGVGTSPEEIQHEAVAQAGRGHAAVKRSSEDLLTPGGSNKAQRQTSN; encoded by the exons ATGGTCGGCAACACGATCCACTGGTTTAGGAAGGGCCTGCGGCTCCACGACAACCCCTCGCTGAAGGAGTCTATCCGGGGAGCTGACACCCTTCGATGTGTTTACATCCTAGACCCCTGGTTTGCAGGGTCCTCCAACGTGGGCATCAGCAG GTTCTTACTACAATGTCTAGAGGACCTAGACACCAGCCTCCGCAAGCTCAACTCCCGTCTGTTTGTCATCCGGGGCCAGCCTACTGATGTCTTCCCTAGGCTGTTTCAG GAATGGCAGACCAGCCAGCTGTCTTATGAGTACGACTCTGAGCCCTTCGGCAAGGAACGTGACGCTGCCATCCAGAAGCTGGCCAGCGAGGCCGGTGTGGAGGTTACTGTCAAAGTCTCCCACACTCTCTATGACCTGGACAG GATCATCGAGCTAAACGGAGGCCAGTCCCCTCTCACCTACAAGCGTTTCCAGGCGCTCATCAGTCACATGGATGCCGTGGAATCACCCGCTGAGATCATCACTGCTGAGGTCATGAGGAAGTGTGCCACGCCCATCAGTGATGACCATGACGACAAGTTTGCCGTGCCCTCCCTGGAGGAGCTTGGCTTTGAAACTGAAGGCCTGGCTACAGCAGTATGGccagggggagagacggaggccCTCACTCGGCTGGAGAGGCACCTGGAGAGAAAG GCATGGGTGGCCAACTTTGAGCGTCCCAGGATGAACGCCAACTCCCTGCTGGCCAGCCCCACAGGCCTCAGCCCCTACCTCCGCTTCGGCTGCCTCTCCTGTCGCCTCTTTTACTTCAAACTCACTGACCTCTACAGGAAGGTGAAGAAAAACAGctctccgcccctctcgctcTATGGCCAGCTGTTGTGGCGCGAGTTCTTCTACACCACAGCCACCAACAACCCCCGCTTCGACAAAATGGAGGGCAATCCGGTGTGTGTGCAGATCCCCTGGGACCGCAACCCGGAAGCGCTGGCCAAGTGGGCCGAGGGGAGGACAGGGTTCCCCTGGATTGACGCCATCATGACCCAGCTGAGACAGGAGGGCTGGATCCACCACCTGGCCAGACATGCTGTTGCCTGCTTTCTCACTAGAGGAGACCTGTGGATCAGCTGGGAGGAGGGCATGAAG GTATTTGAGGAGCTGCTCCTGGATGCAGACTGGAGTGTGAACGCAGGCAGCTGGATGTGGCTCTCGTGCAGCTCCTTCTTCCAGCAGTTTTTCCactgctactgtcctgtaggctTCGGCAGGAGGACGGACCCAAACGGAGACTACATACG GCGCTATCTGCCCATACTGAAGGCCTTCCCAGCCAAGTACATCTTCGACCCCTGGAACGCGCCCGAGAGCGTGCAGAAAGCAGCCAAGTGCGTGATCGGCATGCATTACCCCAAGCCCATGGTGCACCACACCGAGGCTAGCCGCCTCAACATCCAGAGGATGACGCAGATCTACCAACAGCTCTCCTGCTACCGCGGTCTGG GGCTGCTCGCGACAGTGCCTGCTAATCCTAACAATGGTGGAAATGGTGTGGGGACCTCCCCTGAAGAAATCCAGCATGAGGCAGTCGCTCAAGCAG GCAGAGGACATGCTGCCGTGAAGCGTAGCAGTGAGGACCTCCTCACACCGGGGGGTAGCAACAAGGCCCAGAGGCAGACCAGCAACTAG
- the LOC135509180 gene encoding cryptochrome-1-like isoform X1: protein MVGNTIHWFRKGLRLHDNPSLKESIRGADTLRCVYILDPWFAGSSNVGISRWRFLLQCLEDLDTSLRKLNSRLFVIRGQPTDVFPRLFQEWQTSQLSYEYDSEPFGKERDAAIQKLASEAGVEVTVKVSHTLYDLDRIIELNGGQSPLTYKRFQALISHMDAVESPAEIITAEVMRKCATPISDDHDDKFAVPSLEELGFETEGLATAVWPGGETEALTRLERHLERKAWVANFERPRMNANSLLASPTGLSPYLRFGCLSCRLFYFKLTDLYRKVKKNSSPPLSLYGQLLWREFFYTTATNNPRFDKMEGNPVCVQIPWDRNPEALAKWAEGRTGFPWIDAIMTQLRQEGWIHHLARHAVACFLTRGDLWISWEEGMKVFEELLLDADWSVNAGSWMWLSCSSFFQQFFHCYCPVGFGRRTDPNGDYIRRYLPILKAFPAKYIFDPWNAPESVQKAAKCVIGMHYPKPMVHHTEASRLNIQRMTQIYQQLSCYRGLGLLATVPANPNNGGNGVGTSPEEIQHEAVAQAGRGHAAVKRSSEDLLTPGGSNKAQRQTSN from the exons ATGGTCGGCAACACGATCCACTGGTTTAGGAAGGGCCTGCGGCTCCACGACAACCCCTCGCTGAAGGAGTCTATCCGGGGAGCTGACACCCTTCGATGTGTTTACATCCTAGACCCCTGGTTTGCAGGGTCCTCCAACGTGGGCATCAGCAGGTGGAG GTTCTTACTACAATGTCTAGAGGACCTAGACACCAGCCTCCGCAAGCTCAACTCCCGTCTGTTTGTCATCCGGGGCCAGCCTACTGATGTCTTCCCTAGGCTGTTTCAG GAATGGCAGACCAGCCAGCTGTCTTATGAGTACGACTCTGAGCCCTTCGGCAAGGAACGTGACGCTGCCATCCAGAAGCTGGCCAGCGAGGCCGGTGTGGAGGTTACTGTCAAAGTCTCCCACACTCTCTATGACCTGGACAG GATCATCGAGCTAAACGGAGGCCAGTCCCCTCTCACCTACAAGCGTTTCCAGGCGCTCATCAGTCACATGGATGCCGTGGAATCACCCGCTGAGATCATCACTGCTGAGGTCATGAGGAAGTGTGCCACGCCCATCAGTGATGACCATGACGACAAGTTTGCCGTGCCCTCCCTGGAGGAGCTTGGCTTTGAAACTGAAGGCCTGGCTACAGCAGTATGGccagggggagagacggaggccCTCACTCGGCTGGAGAGGCACCTGGAGAGAAAG GCATGGGTGGCCAACTTTGAGCGTCCCAGGATGAACGCCAACTCCCTGCTGGCCAGCCCCACAGGCCTCAGCCCCTACCTCCGCTTCGGCTGCCTCTCCTGTCGCCTCTTTTACTTCAAACTCACTGACCTCTACAGGAAGGTGAAGAAAAACAGctctccgcccctctcgctcTATGGCCAGCTGTTGTGGCGCGAGTTCTTCTACACCACAGCCACCAACAACCCCCGCTTCGACAAAATGGAGGGCAATCCGGTGTGTGTGCAGATCCCCTGGGACCGCAACCCGGAAGCGCTGGCCAAGTGGGCCGAGGGGAGGACAGGGTTCCCCTGGATTGACGCCATCATGACCCAGCTGAGACAGGAGGGCTGGATCCACCACCTGGCCAGACATGCTGTTGCCTGCTTTCTCACTAGAGGAGACCTGTGGATCAGCTGGGAGGAGGGCATGAAG GTATTTGAGGAGCTGCTCCTGGATGCAGACTGGAGTGTGAACGCAGGCAGCTGGATGTGGCTCTCGTGCAGCTCCTTCTTCCAGCAGTTTTTCCactgctactgtcctgtaggctTCGGCAGGAGGACGGACCCAAACGGAGACTACATACG GCGCTATCTGCCCATACTGAAGGCCTTCCCAGCCAAGTACATCTTCGACCCCTGGAACGCGCCCGAGAGCGTGCAGAAAGCAGCCAAGTGCGTGATCGGCATGCATTACCCCAAGCCCATGGTGCACCACACCGAGGCTAGCCGCCTCAACATCCAGAGGATGACGCAGATCTACCAACAGCTCTCCTGCTACCGCGGTCTGG GGCTGCTCGCGACAGTGCCTGCTAATCCTAACAATGGTGGAAATGGTGTGGGGACCTCCCCTGAAGAAATCCAGCATGAGGCAGTCGCTCAAGCAG GCAGAGGACATGCTGCCGTGAAGCGTAGCAGTGAGGACCTCCTCACACCGGGGGGTAGCAACAAGGCCCAGAGGCAGACCAGCAACTAG